GCCTTTATTGCCACCGTGGCGGTGCCCGAGGCGTGGGGACCCCGACCCCTCatgtctgcagctgcagcagggtgggtgcggggggcgcggggggctgcGCCCGGCGGTGACAGCCCTCCAGGTCCCCCAGCACCCCGAAGAGccggcgcagcccctcaggcagTGGGGTGTCTGCAGTGGGAGGGAGCACCAGTGAGACCCCCAAccaccgcagccccccccccccccccccgcagttCTGGGGACCCGTCCCAACCACAGCATCCCCCAGGGGGTCCCCAAAacgccccccaccccaaacctaCCTTCATCCCGGGGGCCATTTTGGGCgtcctccagctccagcagctcccagtacttttccctggggagaggagaggggtggGCTTTTGGCTGGGGAGGGGTGCAGGGGATCTCCCCGGTGCGGGGGGGGCTCACCTGAGGGTCCCTTGGAGGCCCTGGAGATGATGGAAGAGTCGCTGCGCCTCAGCCGCAGGGTCCAGGGGGTCACTCCAGTCATGCAGGGTGACACCATGCCGGGTCCGGTcgcaccccagccctggggcggggggcagcaggCTGACGCCATGAGGGgacacccccagcacccctgtgGGGTCCCGAGACCCCCACCCCATACCTGTCCTCTCcttctggtggcagcagctccacTTGTCCCCACGGAAGACGCCGGGGTGGTAGGCGCGGAGCACGCGGGGGTTGTTGACGCACACCTTGCGCAGGGCTGACAGCCACTGGTTCAGCTCGTTGACGCACTGGGGtggtgtggggtgtgtggtgAGGGGGCGGTCCCGGGCTGTGAGTCCCCTCAGCGTGCCCCCACATCCCCGTCCAACCTTGCACTGGAGGTAGGCTGTCTCCTGTTGCCCACCTGCACCCGTGTAGACCACCTGCATGACGTGGGAGCTCCCGAAGCTCTTCTCCTCCACCTTCTCAGCCGCCAGGATGTCGGCCAGGGCGATGGTGCCGCTGCGCTAATGGGGGGGGAGACGGATGACACAGGGGGGTCAGTGACGTCCCTTCACCCCCCTACCCAGCCCCTCAGCACCCTCCTACCTCCGCGCCGGGGCTCTTGCCAAAGCTGAGGGCCTCCCCGGTGAGGCAGAAGTGGAGCTTCTTGGCGGCGGTGGGCAGCAGTGGCCCCTTGCCCCGCGTCTTGTGGACAAAGAGCGGCCCCTCCTTCACCACCGTGCGGGGGGGGTCCAGCGGCCGCCcctcaccttcctcctcttcctccatctCCACCAGCCGGGTGATGAAGTCCTTCATCTGGGCAATGccttgctgcagggcaggcagcagcggggcCAGCCAGACCTCCTTGGCCCGCCCGGCCGCTGGCTCCATGTTGCCCACCATCTGGATGGCCTGGAGACCCCCAGCGTGGCGGTGTCACCGGCGGCAGACCCAGCCCTCCCCAGTGGGAAGCAGCCAGGCACCTCGAACACCACACCTGGGTGACAGCACCCCCCTTGCTGTCCCCCTCCTGTCCcaccttggccagcagcagcagcgtgcgGCTGGTGCGTGCGTCGGCGTGTGTCTCCCGCAGGTGGAAGAGCTTGGGGGTCATGATGGCCGGTGAGAAGAAGCGGAGGCAGAGGAAGCTGGTGACTGCCACAAACTTGATGTGCTGTGGCCAGCCGAGGTGGTGGGCGACACGTGAGAGTCTGTCCCGACAAGGGACATCCCGGGGCACCACTACATCGATGCGCCAGGGACGTGGGGGCTGGCTTCCAGCACCAGCGTTGCCGTGTGGGCGCAGCACAGCCCCGCTGTCCCCCTGTGACCCAtccctggggggctgcccccaTGCCCAACAGGAGACCCCACCAACCAACACTGGGGACTGCACCCAGTGTCCCCTGGGGACATCCCAGTTTGACCCACCCGGTCCATCCCCTGTCGCATCCCAACCTGGTGCTGGGGGAAGCGCTCCTCGACGCGCTGGAAGAGCTGCCGGAAAGCGGCACGGATGACAGGGGGACACGCCGGCACCGACTTGTCGATGGCGTCCAGCAGCTCACCCAGGTAGGACTGGAGGTGCTGGCGGCCCTGCTCGATCACCTCCCCCTCCGTCTGCACCCGGTGCAGCCCTGAGCACCTGCGGGCACCGGCACCGTCAGCCGCATGGCCGGGGACCCCCGTGCCCCACCGCCCCGCGTGCCCCTTACCCGGTGTCTTTGATCTCCACCTTGCCAGGGTCGAGCTCCACGTGCTTCTTCTCCTCGAACACGCGGGTGATGGTGGGTCCCAGGACAGCGTGCAGGTACGGCATCCCTGTCACCTGCCGAGGCAGTGCGCAGGGAACAGTGACGGGGGGCACAGCCACAGGTTTGGCACCCCGACACCCGTGGAATCCCTGATAGGGGTCACCCAAGGAActctgagcagcctgggctggtggaaggggtccctgcccatggcagagggtcAGAACTAGACGATCTtgaaggtctcttccaacccaaacccttctgtgacTTTCTCCAACCTATCAGCCCCAGAGGAAGATACAGACCCACCAGCCCTCCCAGTAGTCCCCTTGGGAACTGGACCCCATAGGGACAGCCCGGAGAGAGGGTGACCTGGGAAGAGCAGGTTTCGGGCAGTGTGGCACCTTGAGGAAGGACTCCATTGACTTTGAGGCCAGTGAGTTGCTCCGGAACAAAGTGTTGGGCTCGCCTGCAAAACAGGAGGGGGTCTGTGGCCTGGGGGACAGCCACAGGTCACCCACCCATGGGGCAGCTGCAGTCGTGGGGGTCGTTCACAGGGGCTGCGCCCTCCATCCCAGCCATTTCCATGGGATTTCCTAACCTCAAAGCACTGGCTCCCCCACCAACCACAGCCAGCATCAGCCCACCAGTTGCTTGGGGTGAACCCAACAGATTCCCACATGGAACACAGCATGATGGTTGAACCTGAACTgtcaccccccaaaaaaatcaccACGCAAGGTCTCGGAGGTTTCGCAGCCCCAGGAGATGGTTGGAAGCCTCTGGCTCTGATCCCGCTCTAGCCTTACAGGGCTTGGCCAGCTCCAGCTCGAAGAGCAGGTCCAGGAACTCCTTGACCAGCCCTTGGCCCAGGAAGAGTTTGACCAAGTTGACAGCGACCTCCTGCCGGCACTCGGCCGTGGTGGTTTCATCCAGGAGGGTGACCAGGTGCACTTGGCCATCCTGGTGGGGAAAGGCACCGCGATGTGACGGCTCGAGGGAGACCCATGCCCCAGCAGAGAGCCAGAGGGAGGCGGGTGCCCCAGCATGGACCCCTCACCTGGCGCCCCGACTTCACCTCCTGGCACAGGAGCTGGACCAGGGGCTGGTAGCAGTGGGAGGGCAGCACCGTCTCGTCCCGCAGCCGTACCTGCAGCTGCAGCGAGCCCAGGCTGCCTCGGCCCCTGCAGGAGCACAGCGCGGgtgggagagggatggagaaatACTTCACCAAGCTGGAGGTGGCCCA
This genomic interval from Falco peregrinus isolate bFalPer1 chromosome 2, bFalPer1.pri, whole genome shotgun sequence contains the following:
- the LOC101924060 gene encoding ras GTPase-activating protein 4-like isoform X2; translated protein: MDEDALSRDDVIGKVCITRDMLAEHPKGYSGWVSLSEVDPDEEVQGEIHLRVEVLGSQGSRRLRCTVLEARDLARKDRNGASDPFVRLRYNGKAQESTVVKKSCYPRWNETFEFELAEPAGEKLCVEVWDWDLVGRNDFLGKVVFSIQGLEAAGQEEGWFRLRPDKSKPREDEGRGSLGSLQLQVRLRDETVLPSHCYQPLVQLLCQEVKSGRQDGQVHLVTLLDETTTAECRQEVAVNLVKLFLGQGLVKEFLDLLFELELAKPCEPNTLFRSNSLASKSMESFLKVTGMPYLHAVLGPTITRVFEEKKHVELDPGKVEIKDTGCSGLHRVQTEGEVIEQGRQHLQSYLGELLDAIDKSVPACPPVIRAAFRQLFQRVEERFPQHQHIKFVAVTSFLCLRFFSPAIMTPKLFHLRETHADARTSRTLLLLAKAIQMVGNMEPAAGRAKEVWLAPLLPALQQGIAQMKDFITRLVEMEEEEEGEGRPLDPPRTVVKEGPLFVHKTRGKGPLLPTAAKKLHFCLTGEALSFGKSPGAERSGTIALADILAAEKVEEKSFGSSHVMQVVYTGAGGQQETAYLQCKCVNELNQWLSALRKVCVNNPRVLRAYHPGVFRGDKWSCCHQKERTGLGCDRTRHGVTLHDWSDPLDPAAEAQRLFHHLQGLQGTLREKYWELLELEDAQNGPRDEDTPLPEGLRRLFGVLGDLEGCHRRAQPPAPPAPTLLQLQT
- the LOC101924060 gene encoding ras GTPase-activating protein 4-like isoform X1, coding for MGAELGDGGFEARLGRPPAMARRSALSIRIVEGRNLPAKDITGSSDPYCIVKIDNEAIIRTATVWKTLSPFWGEEYEVHLQPTFHSISIYVMDEDALSRDDVIGKVCITRDMLAEHPKGYSGWVSLSEVDPDEEVQGEIHLRVEVLGSQGSRRLRCTVLEARDLARKDRNGASDPFVRLRYNGKAQESTVVKKSCYPRWNETFEFELAEPAGEKLCVEVWDWDLVGRNDFLGKVVFSIQGLEAAGQEEGWFRLRPDKSKPREDEGRGSLGSLQLQVRLRDETVLPSHCYQPLVQLLCQEVKSGRQDGQVHLVTLLDETTTAECRQEVAVNLVKLFLGQGLVKEFLDLLFELELAKPCEPNTLFRSNSLASKSMESFLKVTGMPYLHAVLGPTITRVFEEKKHVELDPGKVEIKDTGCSGLHRVQTEGEVIEQGRQHLQSYLGELLDAIDKSVPACPPVIRAAFRQLFQRVEERFPQHQHIKFVAVTSFLCLRFFSPAIMTPKLFHLRETHADARTSRTLLLLAKAIQMVGNMEPAAGRAKEVWLAPLLPALQQGIAQMKDFITRLVEMEEEEEGEGRPLDPPRTVVKEGPLFVHKTRGKGPLLPTAAKKLHFCLTGEALSFGKSPGAERSGTIALADILAAEKVEEKSFGSSHVMQVVYTGAGGQQETAYLQCKCVNELNQWLSALRKVCVNNPRVLRAYHPGVFRGDKWSCCHQKERTGLGCDRTRHGVTLHDWSDPLDPAAEAQRLFHHLQGLQGTLREKYWELLELEDAQNGPRDEDTPLPEGLRRLFGVLGDLEGCHRRAQPPAPPAPTLLQLQT